The Bradyrhizobium sp. B097 genome contains the following window.
GGAGTATGAGGCCACTTGCGAGTTCGTGATCTTGCTCGCGTCAAAATAGCACTGTTGTAGAACGGACAGAGCTTGCAGTCTTGTTGGCAGAAGCTCGGTCACAACTTGCGATAAAATCGGCGCTCGCAATGCCGCCACGAAAAGCGGAAATCGTTGAGGATAGCACATGCCATCCAAGATGCAGAGGCGTGCGACGCATTGCGAGAAATCTGTATCCCCCTGTATTAACGAAAGGAGTGCAATGCCGGCGCCGAACGAATGGGCAAAGAGAGTGACATTCCGGAGTTCTTTACCCATCACGAAATGTCGGATCAGCTTTGCTAGACTTTCAAGAGAGTAGTCGAACTCGGGGGCCGGCAACGAGTCGCCCACTCCCGGAAGGTCGAGGCTCAGGCAGGTGAGCCGTTGCGCCAAGCGGGCTACCATTGGCTCCCAGGTTTTCCTATTTGCCCCAATTCCGTGAATAAAGACAGCCGGAGTTCCACTTCCGGTGACGTCTACGGCGAGCCGATGGCCCAGCAAAGGATATTCGAAAGTACTAACCGTTGCTGGCGAGGGGTGGAGCATAATCGCAAAACGATTCAAGTAATGGCATTGATTAGTATATCTCTGTTATGCAATTTCTGGTAGAGGCTCCTCAGCTGCAGACTCAGTAGCTGAAGTGGCGAATCGATCTTCCGAAGTTGCGGCGGCTTTGAGCAACCACCAGCTGCTTGCGACTGCGCGATGACTTCGGAAAAGCTCATTAGCTCTCCGTATTGATTACAAACGATGCCGCTGCATTGGCCGCGCAGTCTTCGGCCCCCCGAGCCCTCAAGCACGTCTCGGCGCGGGGCAGCTCTCGCATGGCGAGCATCGCAAAGGTCCAGTAATCTCATTGCTCCCCAAGATTAGCAGGGTGTTTGCACGCCCGAAACAAGTGTAATCGTGATATCGATGTTACGAATTGCTTCCTTTGCGACGGGGACCACGCCGTTCTGAAATCGAACTTCTGGTCCGCCATATATACATCGGCGACGGTCAAGCGGAAATTTATCGATTGCAACTATTGCGTCATTTTCTCCTTTGAACGCCAATGTAACAGTCTGATCGCCTCGCTGAGTTCCTGAACCGTTATAGAAGCTGTATTTCAACGAATAGAAACTGCTTTGCGCCGAATCCGACTTCGCGCTTTGGCCCGTTAAGGACAATACAATGTTACTCAATCGTCCCACGGTATTGCCTTGACCGTCGCGCGCACTAACATCGGAAACACGAATAATTTCGCTCGCGGTATCAAGATTTTTCGCCGTGGTGTCGTCATGTGCGAAGATCAAGCGACTGCCAAGCCAGATCTCAAACGAACCTTGGCTCGTCTTCGGCTGATAGCTAGGCAGGTATACGAGATGAGCCGGAAGCTTTGCATTATCCGCAACTACGCCCAGAATCTTTTCAGCCGCAGGTTTGTCGTCTTCAAAGAAATAACGGATTTCCGTGTCTGGGTGAGATGCAACAGGTTGGACCTCTATGCTTTCCGCAACGACAAAATCGCCAGTTGATGCGAGGCCAGAATTGATGGTCTGCGCAAGCTTCACCTGCGAGCCGTCCGCCACTTGCATGAAAACTCTGTTGGTGGATTTCTCCTGAACAAGGTTCTGACAGATATAGACCGACAGATAATTAGGATATTTTGGGTTCAGTGCATCAGCAGCTTGAATACGAATAGGCACGATCGAACTAGACTGAAGCACCTCCGCCCACTTTTTGTTACTCGGCAACGAGGACGAATATTCCAGGACAATCGAGTCCGGATCAAACGATCGTTTGCTGCTCGAGCCCAACGGGATCGGTTTTACGGCAACCCTGCTCACCATCGCGTTTTCGATCAGCGGATTGATTTTGGCGGTGGTTGCGATTGAAGACGCTACCTCGGATGCCCTCACCCAGCGCGCCTGCGCCAAAGAATCACCACTGCACCAGAAAACGTCTACGGCAAGCTGCGTCACAGTTGCCGGATCCTTTACAATCTTGCCCAAACTCAAAGGCGATTGGTCCAGCAAAATTTGAGACTTCCGCATCTCAGGCAATTCAATAGAAAGATTTGACTGAGCAAACCGAACCTGTACGACCGAGCTACGGGTGGCTGGTTGATCTAGAGCGATGTCGCCGGTCCGCAAAGCCACCTTGGTCGGCGCGGCAGTCCCTTTTAGATCTAACCACCCCTCTTTGATGGCTGGTAACTCTAACCAACCATCTTTGACGGCTGGACTAGGACTGGGATCAGGTTGCGACGCTTCATCGATGCATCCCGCAAAACACCGCGGTGGAGGACGAAAGAATCCTCGACGATCAGGGCGTTGCTCGCGCGCAGTATACCGAGTTTGATCATGAACTTGCGCCATCGTCTCATTAAGAATCTGGTCGATGGTGATGCTCGGGCGAATTTTATGGGTCAGCGCGTCCGCGTAGGGACTGACTGAGCCAAATCCATCTGCGGCCAAATCACCATTCGAGGTCGAGAACGCAGTCACAATCCCATCTGGAGGATTATCAGGCACCCTGAGCGCAGTAACAAGCCAATCTGGATTTGCCTGCACATTCACTGATCGGATTCGTTGCACAAGTCGTCGATTGAGCTCATCGAGAAGTGGATTTTCTCGACACGCATCGAGAACAATCAGGACCGCATTGTTATAGGTTTCCCCGATTCTTCCTAGCAGATACCAGTTCACATCGATTGCATCATTTCCAAAAAGCGTAGCGTTGGCAGATCGAAGATACGTATCCACCGCGTGACCAACGTCCGGACGGGCATCAGTTCCAAATATGTAGTTCTTCTTCGCGACCTCGATGCCATGCCCCGAGAAGTAGAATACCGCCGTCGCCTCGTCCGATTGCTGAAGCCTATCGAGGAACGACTCGATTTCGGTGGCCAACTGCGGCTTCGTAAGATCGCACTTTACCGTAATGTCCTCATCCTTCCAGCCAACACGCTCAAGCTGCGCGCCGACCGCCATTACGTCGCTACACGCGTTATGCAGATCCGGAAGCGATGGATCGCCATTGACTGGCAAGCTGGACGCTGGTTGAGACGGACCGTAAGTGTCGTTTCCAATCAATAACGCAAAGCGAGGACGCGCCGGCACTGTGGCGCTCGCGGCACAACATGCAAGCAAAGTAAGCACGGCAGCCGTCGCAAGCGCCTTCAG
Protein-coding sequences here:
- a CDS encoding caspase family protein is translated as MIGMVCVREPFALKALATAAVLTLLACCAASATVPARPRFALLIGNDTYGPSQPASSLPVNGDPSLPDLHNACSDVMAVGAQLERVGWKDEDITVKCDLTKPQLATEIESFLDRLQQSDEATAVFYFSGHGIEVAKKNYIFGTDARPDVGHAVDTYLRSANATLFGNDAIDVNWYLLGRIGETYNNAVLIVLDACRENPLLDELNRRLVQRIRSVNVQANPDWLVTALRVPDNPPDGIVTAFSTSNGDLAADGFGSVSPYADALTHKIRPSITIDQILNETMAQVHDQTRYTAREQRPDRRGFFRPPPRCFAGCIDEASQPDPSPSPAVKDGWLELPAIKEGWLDLKGTAAPTKVALRTGDIALDQPATRSSVVQVRFAQSNLSIELPEMRKSQILLDQSPLSLGKIVKDPATVTQLAVDVFWCSGDSLAQARWVRASEVASSIATTAKINPLIENAMVSRVAVKPIPLGSSSKRSFDPDSIVLEYSSSLPSNKKWAEVLQSSSIVPIRIQAADALNPKYPNYLSVYICQNLVQEKSTNRVFMQVADGSQVKLAQTINSGLASTGDFVVAESIEVQPVASHPDTEIRYFFEDDKPAAEKILGVVADNAKLPAHLVYLPSYQPKTSQGSFEIWLGSRLIFAHDDTTAKNLDTASEIIRVSDVSARDGQGNTVGRLSNIVLSLTGQSAKSDSAQSSFYSLKYSFYNGSGTQRGDQTVTLAFKGENDAIVAIDKFPLDRRRCIYGGPEVRFQNGVVPVAKEAIRNIDITITLVSGVQTPC
- a CDS encoding alpha/beta hydrolase, yielding MVARLAQRLTCLSLDLPGVGDSLPAPEFDYSLESLAKLIRHFVMGKELRNVTLFAHSFGAGIALLSLIQGDTDFSQCVARLCILDGMCYPQRFPLFVAALRAPILSQVVTELLPTRLQALSVLQQCYFDASKITNSQVASYSHTLERPQTRNAVRRMAREIDPDHLSKYLPALKTITIPTLLIWGRHDQIVPLQNGERLARDIPTSELHVLDACGHMPQEECPDLVVELIIAFLNKTNITPAHP